From the Desulfovibrio sp. JY genome, one window contains:
- the cobM gene encoding precorrin-4 C(11)-methyltransferase, with protein sequence MTDAPDVPCGVYFIGAGPGDPDLLTVKAARIIGRADLVLYAGSLVSPAVVALAKKEARVVDSAPLTLAETHALLVDAVRAGGIAARVHTGDPALYGALSEQTRLLAAAGIPYQVIPGVTSASAAAAAFGVSVTEPETTQSLILTRLAGRTPMPPGESLAALAAHKTSLAIYLSAGDPEGVAAALREAGLPEATPVAIAHRLGWPGEKRLWATVATLAETVRQAGVDRQTLFLVLPGLGQGTCSKLYDPSFGHGFRPVRDDG encoded by the coding sequence ATGACTGACGCGCCCGACGTCCCTTGCGGCGTCTATTTCATCGGAGCCGGCCCCGGCGACCCGGACCTGCTCACGGTCAAGGCCGCCCGGATCATCGGCCGGGCCGATCTGGTCCTTTACGCCGGCTCGCTGGTGTCGCCGGCCGTGGTGGCCTTGGCCAAAAAAGAGGCGCGGGTGGTCGATTCCGCGCCGCTGACCCTGGCCGAGACCCATGCCCTGCTCGTAGACGCCGTGCGCGCCGGGGGCATCGCCGCCCGGGTGCATACCGGCGACCCGGCCCTGTACGGCGCGCTGTCCGAACAAACCCGGCTCCTGGCCGCCGCGGGCATCCCCTATCAGGTCATTCCCGGCGTCACCTCGGCCTCGGCCGCGGCAGCCGCCTTCGGCGTCTCCGTAACCGAACCGGAGACGACCCAGAGCCTGATCCTGACCCGGCTCGCCGGGCGCACGCCCATGCCGCCGGGCGAATCCCTGGCCGCGCTGGCCGCGCACAAAACCTCCCTGGCCATCTACCTCTCGGCCGGCGATCCCGAGGGCGTGGCCGCCGCCCTGCGCGAGGCGGGACTGCCCGAGGCCACGCCGGTCGCCATCGCCCACCGCCTGGGCTGGCCCGGGGAAAAACGCCTGTGGGCCACCGTCGCCACCCTGGCCGAAACGGTGCGTCAGGCCGGCGTCGACCGGCAAACCCTTTTCTTGGTGCTGCCCGGGCTCGGCCAGGGGACATGCTCCAAACTCTACGACCCGTCCTTCGGTCACGGATTCCGTCCGGTCCGCGACGACGGCTAA
- the cbiE gene encoding precorrin-6y C5,15-methyltransferase (decarboxylating) subunit CbiE produces the protein MTPKRIAVIGCGIGRPWLAPEPANTLTGADVLVGGARQLALFPDHPARRIPITGSLAAVCDAIMAAADSGEAVCVLADGDPLFFGIGRLLVERFGSERLTFYPGVTAVGAAAARLGRPWQDLPAVSLHGRNDLTPLFAALVRHGAAAVYTDAVNTPAVIAGELLARGGDAFTLHVLEEMGLPGERRHSLPLADAARLECSPLNLVIVERTRPPEIALSLGLADEALLRHDRVFTKIPVRAVSLAGLAPRPWDVVWDVGAGTGAMALEASLLNVGGPVFAVERDPARHALLMDNIRRTGALTVTPVAGEAPDVLAGLPDPDRIFIGGGLTGAPDLLPGLCRRLRPGGRLVANCVLLGSLHSALETLRALGWPVTLTQMRAETAVPLAGDLRLCADNPVFVLTAVKESCHD, from the coding sequence ATGACCCCGAAGCGCATCGCCGTCATCGGCTGCGGCATCGGCCGGCCATGGCTGGCCCCGGAACCGGCCAACACCCTGACCGGGGCCGACGTGCTGGTCGGCGGCGCCCGCCAGCTTGCCCTTTTCCCGGACCATCCCGCACGCCGCATCCCCATTACCGGTTCCCTTGCCGCCGTATGCGACGCCATTATGGCCGCAGCCGACAGCGGCGAGGCGGTCTGCGTGCTGGCCGACGGGGACCCGCTTTTTTTCGGCATCGGCCGCCTGCTGGTCGAGCGGTTCGGGTCCGAGCGCCTGACCTTTTACCCGGGCGTCACCGCCGTCGGAGCCGCCGCCGCCCGCCTGGGCCGGCCCTGGCAGGATCTCCCGGCCGTCTCGCTCCATGGCCGCAACGACCTGACGCCCCTTTTCGCCGCCCTCGTCCGCCACGGCGCGGCAGCGGTCTACACCGACGCCGTCAACACCCCGGCCGTCATCGCCGGCGAGCTCCTTGCGCGCGGCGGCGACGCCTTTACGCTGCACGTGCTGGAGGAGATGGGCCTGCCCGGAGAGCGCCGCCACAGCCTGCCTCTCGCCGACGCCGCCAGACTCGAATGTTCCCCGCTCAACCTCGTGATTGTCGAACGTACGCGCCCGCCCGAAATCGCGCTCAGCCTGGGCCTCGCCGACGAGGCCCTTTTGCGCCACGACCGCGTCTTCACCAAAATCCCGGTGCGGGCCGTGTCCCTGGCCGGGCTCGCACCGCGCCCGTGGGACGTCGTCTGGGACGTGGGAGCCGGAACCGGGGCCATGGCCCTGGAAGCGTCTCTTTTAAACGTCGGCGGCCCGGTCTTCGCCGTGGAGCGCGATCCGGCCCGGCATGCGCTGCTTATGGACAACATCCGCCGCACCGGCGCGCTGACCGTGACACCGGTTGCCGGCGAAGCCCCGGACGTCCTGGCCGGGCTGCCGGACCCGGACCGCATTTTCATCGGCGGCGGCCTGACCGGCGCGCCGGATCTGCTGCCCGGACTGTGCCGGCGGCTGCGCCCCGGCGGCAGGCTGGTCGCCAACTGCGTGCTGCTCGGCAGCCTGCACAGCGCCCTGGAAACGCTTCGCGCCCTGGGCTGGCCCGTAACGCTCACGCAGATGCGGGCGGAAACAGCCGTGCCCCTGGCCGGGGACCTGCGCCTTTGCGCCGACAACCCCGTTTTCGTCCTGACCGCCGTCAAGGAATCCTGCCATGACTGA
- the cbiD gene encoding cobalt-precorrin-5B (C(1))-methyltransferase CbiD yields MAGEKLREGFTTGTAAAGAAKAAALTLLGGRTPETIDVPLPNGSRLTLAVAEARREGDGAAAYVIKDGGDDPDATHGARIGCRVTRRAEAGISLDGGEGVGRVTLPGLPVPVGQAGINPAPRRQILDALAEAAHECRYTGGLAAVVTVEGGEAIAKRTLNPRLGIVGGISILGVSGIVRPFSHEAWKASIAEALDVAKALGHGTVGFSTGRRSEAYLRGLYPDLPETACVQAADFFAFALEEAARRDFAAIVWAAFPGKLVKMAQGLANTHAHKGETDFSALADWCALAGWPEDLARQAATANTARHAFEIAPSPQAKRALAELLAGEALAHMRRFAGDAPAITLVVFDFDGVMLTRGGAASPGPL; encoded by the coding sequence ATGGCCGGGGAAAAACTGCGCGAGGGTTTCACCACCGGCACGGCGGCGGCCGGCGCGGCCAAGGCGGCGGCGCTCACGCTCCTGGGCGGCAGGACGCCCGAGACTATCGACGTGCCGTTGCCGAACGGTTCCCGCCTGACCCTGGCCGTGGCCGAAGCGCGGCGCGAAGGGGATGGGGCCGCAGCCTACGTCATCAAGGACGGCGGCGACGACCCGGACGCGACCCATGGCGCGCGCATCGGCTGCCGGGTGACGCGCCGGGCCGAAGCGGGGATCAGCCTCGACGGCGGCGAGGGCGTTGGCCGGGTAACGTTGCCGGGACTGCCGGTGCCGGTCGGGCAGGCGGGCATCAATCCCGCGCCGCGCCGGCAGATCCTCGACGCCCTGGCCGAGGCGGCGCACGAATGCCGTTATACTGGCGGGCTGGCGGCCGTGGTCACGGTGGAAGGCGGCGAGGCCATCGCCAAGCGGACGCTCAATCCGCGCCTGGGCATCGTCGGCGGCATCTCCATCCTCGGCGTCTCCGGCATCGTGCGGCCCTTCAGCCATGAGGCCTGGAAGGCCTCCATCGCCGAAGCCCTCGACGTGGCCAAAGCGCTTGGCCATGGCACGGTCGGCTTTTCCACCGGCCGGCGCAGCGAGGCCTATCTGCGGGGCCTTTACCCCGATCTGCCGGAAACGGCCTGCGTCCAGGCGGCGGATTTCTTCGCCTTCGCCCTTGAGGAAGCGGCCAGACGGGATTTCGCGGCCATCGTCTGGGCCGCCTTCCCCGGCAAGCTGGTCAAGATGGCCCAGGGGCTGGCCAACACCCACGCCCATAAAGGGGAAACCGATTTTTCCGCCCTGGCTGACTGGTGCGCCTTGGCCGGCTGGCCAGAGGATCTGGCGCGGCAGGCGGCCACGGCCAATACCGCCCGCCATGCCTTCGAGATCGCCCCCTCGCCCCAGGCCAAGCGCGCCCTGGCCGAACTGCTTGCCGGCGAGGCGCTGGCCCACATGCGCCGCTTCGCCGGCGACGCCCCGGCCATCACGCTGGTCGTGTTCGACTTCGACGGCGTCATGCTGACCAGGGGAGGCGCTGCCTCCCCTGGCCCCCTTTAA
- a CDS encoding cobyrinate a,c-diamide synthase, translated as MEPRRGPGQRPAGRGLVVAGTRSGCGKTSVALGLMRALSRRGLRVQAFKVGPDFIDPGHHGLATGRVSHNLDNWMCGSDVVREIFARYAADADVVVVEGVMGLFDGFSARDDAGSTARLAKTLGLPVLLVVDAASMARSAAAMVSGFTQFDPELHFCGVALNNAGSDSHRELLAEVMATSLPETSLWGVLPRRPAIAMPSRHLGLVTAETDSDALSRLDALADWVENSFDLPARIQSLPPLWGSGGAVVPRRGGPGGAEPLLAAGGTSPSTTSSTSSTSSTSPIIGVARDAAFCFYYAENLRLLEAAGATLAYFSPLTDTALPEGMGGLYLGGGYPELFAQELAANAAMREAVRAFCAAGRPVLAECGGFMYLMESLVDKEGREQAMAGVFPFRATMGERFSALGYREATTRADTPLGPAGTRLRGHEFHYSRLEGDTGQVPAVYALTGRKGPIDAPEGFLRGNTLGSYVHLHFGGTPRAAAHFVASCAKGRD; from the coding sequence GTGGAGCCCCGCCGGGGGCCGGGGCAGCGCCCCGCCGGGCGCGGCCTCGTCGTGGCCGGCACGCGTAGCGGCTGCGGCAAGACGTCGGTGGCGCTGGGGCTGATGCGGGCGCTTTCGCGGCGCGGGCTGCGGGTGCAGGCGTTCAAGGTCGGGCCGGATTTCATCGACCCGGGACATCATGGGCTGGCCACGGGGCGGGTGAGCCACAATCTCGATAACTGGATGTGCGGTTCGGACGTCGTGCGGGAGATCTTCGCCCGGTACGCGGCCGATGCGGACGTGGTGGTGGTCGAGGGTGTGATGGGGCTTTTCGACGGCTTTTCGGCCAGGGACGACGCCGGCAGCACGGCCCGACTGGCCAAGACGCTTGGATTGCCGGTGCTGCTGGTGGTGGACGCCGCGTCCATGGCAAGGTCGGCCGCGGCCATGGTCTCCGGGTTTACGCAATTCGATCCGGAGCTTCATTTTTGCGGCGTGGCGCTCAACAATGCCGGCAGCGACAGCCACCGTGAACTTTTGGCCGAGGTCATGGCCACCTCGCTCCCAGAGACGTCGCTTTGGGGCGTGTTGCCACGCCGGCCGGCAATTGCCATGCCGTCGCGCCACCTGGGGCTCGTCACGGCCGAGACCGATAGCGACGCGCTGTCCCGCCTCGACGCCCTGGCCGACTGGGTGGAGAACTCTTTCGACCTTCCGGCGCGCATACAATCTCTCCCCCCATTATGGGGGTCCGGGGGAGCCGTGGTCCCCCGGCGGGGTGGTCCAGGAGGGGCAGAGCCCCTCCTGGCCGCCGGAGGCACATCCCCCTCCACCACATCCTCCACATCCTCCACCTCCTCCACCTCGCCCATCATCGGCGTCGCCCGGGACGCGGCGTTCTGTTTTTATTATGCGGAAAACCTGCGGCTGCTCGAAGCGGCCGGAGCGACGCTGGCGTATTTTTCGCCGCTGACGGACACGGCCTTGCCCGAGGGTATGGGGGGGCTGTACCTGGGCGGTGGCTATCCCGAGCTTTTCGCGCAAGAGCTTGCGGCAAACGCGGCCATGCGCGAGGCAGTGCGGGCATTTTGCGCCGCCGGGCGGCCGGTCTTGGCCGAGTGCGGCGGGTTCATGTATCTGATGGAGTCGCTGGTGGACAAGGAAGGCCGGGAGCAGGCCATGGCCGGGGTGTTTCCGTTTCGGGCGACCATGGGCGAGCGGTTTTCGGCCCTGGGCTACCGGGAGGCGACCACCCGGGCGGACACGCCGCTCGGCCCGGCCGGAACCCGGCTGCGGGGGCACGAGTTCCATTATTCGCGCCTGGAAGGCGATACGGGCCAGGTCCCGGCGGTCTATGCCCTGACCGGACGCAAGGGGCCCATCGACGCGCCGGAAGGGTTTCTGCGCGGCAACACGCTCGGCAGCTACGTGCATCTGCATTTCGGCGGCACCCCCCGGGCGGCGGCCCATTTCGTGGCCAGCTGCGCCAAAGGGAGGGACTGA
- a CDS encoding succinylglutamate desuccinylase/aspartoacylase family protein: MRSILIALLLSAFASTAFGGNLDFTLHKLESGRPGPTILVIGGIQGDEPGGFYTAALLVSHYKIKTGAVWVVPNLNFLSIIHNSRGMHGDMNRKFADLDPKDPEYEAIQKIKAIITDKRVDVVLHLHDGWGYYSPTYVSDWQCPARWGQSVIIDQTSVPGARFGDLQALAQKAVDDANQHLYEELHAYHVKNTHTHDLSDETAKEMSKTLTYFAINHGKPAFGIEGSKNITPFMSAYYHLAVVESFLKSFGIEFERTFPLDTKQVAEALQSNVDVSFFDNKVYLDLRNARARLRYIPLKKGSAVEYRPGSPIMALVSADKSLKVYFGNKNVTELDPQYFDYDTSLDAVPMTIDGTKRTVPFGSVVNVANSFAVEPTHDYRVNVIGYAKPGHDDEAGITLARADLQSGYSVDKDGSIFRVEVYRGDKFCGMILAAFQQAESPRMAKAPNDTLLTRLKKSGALELGR; encoded by the coding sequence ATGCGTTCCATCCTGATCGCGCTTCTCCTCTCGGCTTTCGCATCGACCGCCTTCGGCGGCAATCTCGACTTTACGCTCCACAAGCTCGAATCCGGCCGCCCCGGCCCGACCATACTCGTCATCGGCGGCATCCAGGGCGACGAGCCCGGCGGCTTCTACACCGCCGCCCTGCTCGTGTCGCACTACAAGATCAAAACCGGCGCGGTCTGGGTCGTGCCCAACCTCAACTTCCTGTCCATCATCCACAACTCGCGCGGCATGCACGGCGACATGAACCGCAAGTTCGCCGACCTCGACCCCAAGGACCCGGAATACGAGGCCATCCAGAAAATAAAGGCCATCATCACCGACAAGCGCGTGGACGTCGTGCTCCACCTGCACGACGGCTGGGGCTACTACAGCCCCACCTACGTCTCCGACTGGCAGTGCCCGGCGCGCTGGGGCCAGTCCGTCATCATCGACCAGACCAGCGTTCCCGGCGCGCGCTTCGGCGATCTCCAGGCGCTGGCCCAAAAGGCCGTGGACGACGCCAACCAGCACCTCTACGAGGAACTGCACGCCTACCACGTCAAAAACACCCACACCCACGACTTGAGCGACGAAACCGCCAAGGAAATGTCGAAGACGCTCACCTACTTCGCCATCAACCACGGCAAGCCGGCCTTCGGCATCGAAGGCAGCAAGAACATCACCCCCTTCATGTCCGCCTACTACCACCTGGCCGTGGTCGAGAGCTTCCTCAAATCCTTCGGCATCGAATTCGAGCGCACCTTTCCCCTGGACACCAAACAGGTGGCCGAAGCCCTGCAAAGCAACGTGGACGTCTCGTTTTTCGACAACAAGGTCTATCTGGACCTGCGAAACGCCCGCGCCCGCCTGCGCTACATCCCGCTCAAAAAGGGCAGCGCCGTGGAATACCGCCCCGGCAGCCCGATCATGGCCCTGGTCTCGGCCGACAAAAGCCTCAAGGTCTACTTCGGCAACAAGAACGTGACCGAACTCGACCCCCAATACTTCGACTACGACACCAGCCTCGACGCCGTGCCCATGACCATCGACGGCACGAAGCGCACCGTGCCCTTCGGCAGCGTGGTCAATGTGGCCAACTCCTTTGCCGTCGAACCAACCCACGACTACCGCGTCAACGTCATCGGTTACGCCAAGCCCGGCCACGACGACGAAGCCGGCATCACCCTCGCCCGCGCCGACCTCCAATCCGGCTACTCCGTGGATAAGGACGGCTCCATCTTCCGCGTGGAAGTCTACAGGGGCGACAAGTTCTGCGGCATGATCCTGGCCGCCTTCCAACAGGCCGAATCCCCCCGCATGGCCAAAGCCCCAAACGACACGCTGCTAACGCGCCTCAAAAAAAGCGGCGCTCTCGAACTGGGCCGGTAG
- a CDS encoding AarF/ABC1/UbiB kinase family protein — protein MPSGFAPRRVWLAFRFLHTVFVLVRRKERFLFLRPLPPRQLKEAILTLGVSFIKLAQVLATRADFFTEDYLVELRGIHDEVAPMPEADFRTAFARAFGDAPPFASFETLPLASASIGQVHEAYLADGSKVAVKLRRLGVQRLVRADLRLVRSMLAVFTPFFSRATKNSVEAVLAEFSAMIVKEADLSVELANLRKFTDAYGDGAVRFPVPVPELSNADALVMSFETGFRIDDKASLAAAGIPFRKVLDDLIAFYIEQMLVRGYFHADPHPGNILVRPDGGITLLDFGMVKRLPADTRVAMIEVAKTAHDRDYEGFIVACKRLGIVAAGAEPTEMMEFSERMFDIFGNASLSAASMQALAFSVLDSMKDLPFKVPQDVVYVMRASTLIEGLGTTYIENFNGVKDILPLLRRNLARAMGAEAGLFPTLRSELTSLPLTLRRAKTVLTDLSESNLRVKLSPETLEYAGECLRPYLRRVALGILLLVAAFLVALTRPPHAGPIAWALFVAGAVRIWLALR, from the coding sequence ATGCCGTCCGGATTCGCGCCGCGCCGCGTCTGGCTGGCTTTCCGGTTTCTCCATACGGTCTTCGTGCTGGTGCGGCGCAAGGAGCGGTTTCTCTTTTTGCGCCCTTTGCCGCCGCGCCAGCTCAAGGAAGCCATTTTGACGCTCGGCGTCAGCTTCATCAAGCTGGCCCAGGTGCTGGCCACCCGGGCCGATTTTTTTACCGAGGACTACCTGGTCGAACTGCGGGGCATCCACGACGAGGTCGCCCCCATGCCCGAGGCCGATTTCCGGACGGCCTTCGCCCGGGCCTTCGGCGACGCACCGCCGTTTGCCTCCTTTGAGACGCTGCCGCTGGCCAGCGCGTCCATCGGTCAGGTGCATGAGGCGTACCTTGCCGACGGGAGCAAGGTGGCGGTCAAGCTGCGCCGGCTGGGGGTGCAGCGGCTGGTGCGGGCGGATTTGCGGCTGGTGCGGAGCATGCTGGCCGTTTTCACGCCGTTTTTCTCCCGGGCCACGAAAAATTCCGTGGAAGCCGTGCTGGCGGAATTTTCCGCCATGATCGTCAAGGAAGCCGATTTGTCCGTGGAGCTGGCCAACCTGCGCAAGTTCACCGACGCCTACGGCGATGGCGCGGTGCGTTTTCCGGTGCCGGTGCCGGAGCTTTCCAACGCCGACGCCCTGGTCATGAGCTTCGAGACCGGGTTTCGCATCGACGACAAGGCCTCACTGGCTGCTGCCGGCATCCCTTTCCGCAAGGTGCTCGACGACCTGATCGCCTTTTATATCGAACAGATGCTGGTGCGGGGCTATTTCCACGCCGACCCGCATCCCGGCAACATCCTGGTGCGGCCGGACGGGGGCATCACCCTGCTCGATTTCGGCATGGTCAAGCGGCTGCCCGCCGACACCCGGGTGGCCATGATCGAGGTGGCCAAGACCGCCCACGACCGGGACTACGAGGGTTTCATCGTGGCCTGCAAGCGTCTGGGCATCGTGGCCGCCGGGGCCGAGCCCACCGAGATGATGGAATTTTCCGAACGCATGTTCGACATATTCGGCAACGCCAGCCTGTCCGCCGCCTCCATGCAGGCGCTGGCCTTCTCGGTGCTCGATTCCATGAAGGACCTGCCGTTCAAGGTGCCCCAGGACGTGGTCTACGTCATGCGGGCGAGCACGCTGATCGAGGGCCTTGGCACCACCTACATCGAGAATTTCAACGGCGTGAAGGACATCCTGCCGCTGCTGCGTCGCAATCTGGCCCGGGCCATGGGCGCGGAAGCTGGGCTTTTTCCCACCTTGCGCTCGGAGCTGACCAGCCTGCCGCTGACCTTGCGCCGGGCCAAGACGGTGCTGACGGATCTAAGCGAATCCAACCTGCGGGTGAAGCTCTCGCCCGAAACACTGGAATACGCCGGTGAATGCCTGCGTCCCTATCTGCGCCGCGTGGCGTTGGGCATTTTGCTGCTTGTCGCCGCCTTTCTCGTGGCCCTGACGCGGCCGCCCCATGCCGGGCCCATTGCCTGGGCGCTTTTCGTGGCCGGGGCGGTACGCATCTGGCTAGCCTTACGCTAG
- a CDS encoding nitrogenase component 1, translating to MRATQASIEMARLTRREDFPFAPLEGVGPNLAGWGVIETSLLLPESLSIMAGPSACLRHSAFMAHARGFGDRFYMLCLEEVDMTMGRHLEKIEKAVRDIAATRPEKAIFLIVGCPDYILGTDFTGVLERLTAATGRRVILGAMAPITIGLKESPFTSAYTSFYEFLKDAPRHPDPDAVNLLGTFMPLSPDGEFYDVLRAAGVSRLTQIPLCADLAEFSRMASAGHSLVLHPLANGMAGRMEKELGIPSLFVPTAYGFGAIAAQYAKIGEALGRDLDTTAAEKAAREAAGPLLDALRGKTIAIGGAINGSPYELALAFVDAGLTVDTIFGRGTFKPYEWKLIERLREVAPHIRVYNVSHPNLCGETAAFDHVDVAYGVDAGMFCAKAVNVPLSRYQEQHYGYENAVWMLEETRQAMAHPVSNHDWIYRRQFLI from the coding sequence ATGCGCGCAACACAAGCCTCGATCGAGATGGCGCGGCTCACGCGACGGGAGGATTTCCCCTTCGCGCCGCTGGAGGGCGTGGGCCCCAACCTGGCCGGCTGGGGCGTCATCGAGACCTCGCTCCTTTTGCCCGAGTCGCTTTCCATCATGGCCGGGCCCTCGGCCTGTCTGCGCCACTCGGCCTTCATGGCCCATGCCCGAGGATTCGGCGACCGCTTCTATATGCTGTGCCTCGAGGAAGTGGACATGACCATGGGCAGGCACCTGGAAAAGATAGAGAAGGCCGTGCGGGACATCGCGGCCACCCGGCCGGAAAAGGCCATTTTCCTCATCGTCGGCTGTCCGGACTACATCCTGGGCACGGATTTCACCGGCGTGCTCGAACGGCTCACGGCCGCGACCGGTCGCCGCGTCATCCTCGGGGCCATGGCCCCCATCACCATCGGACTCAAGGAATCGCCCTTCACCTCGGCCTACACCTCGTTTTACGAGTTCTTAAAGGACGCGCCGCGTCATCCCGATCCCGACGCCGTGAATCTGCTCGGCACCTTCATGCCGCTTTCCCCGGACGGCGAATTTTACGACGTGCTGCGGGCGGCCGGCGTGTCGCGCCTCACCCAGATTCCCCTTTGCGCCGACCTTGCGGAGTTCTCCCGCATGGCTTCGGCCGGGCATTCGTTGGTGCTGCATCCGCTGGCCAACGGCATGGCCGGACGCATGGAAAAGGAGCTGGGCATCCCGTCGCTCTTCGTGCCCACGGCCTACGGCTTCGGGGCCATCGCCGCCCAGTACGCCAAAATCGGCGAGGCCCTCGGCCGCGACCTGGACACGACCGCCGCCGAGAAGGCCGCCCGGGAAGCTGCCGGACCGCTCCTCGACGCCCTTCGCGGCAAGACCATCGCCATCGGCGGCGCGATCAACGGCAGCCCCTATGAGCTGGCCCTGGCTTTCGTGGACGCGGGGCTCACGGTGGACACCATCTTCGGGCGCGGCACCTTCAAGCCCTACGAATGGAAGCTCATCGAACGCCTGCGCGAGGTCGCGCCGCACATCCGGGTCTACAACGTCTCCCACCCGAACCTGTGCGGCGAGACGGCCGCCTTCGACCATGTGGACGTGGCCTACGGCGTGGACGCCGGCATGTTTTGCGCCAAGGCGGTCAACGTGCCCCTGTCGCGCTACCAGGAGCAGCACTACGGCTACGAAAACGCCGTGTGGATGCTCGAGGAGACCCGGCAGGCGATGGCCCATCCGGTCAGCAATCACGATTGGATCTACCGGCGCCAGTTCCTCATTTAA
- a CDS encoding AAA family ATPase has protein sequence MIKIAIYGKGGIGKSTVTSSLSAALSLEGRKVMQIGCDPKTDSTINLLRGLTPPPILQYLQEHGRPASLDEIARTGFGGATCLEVGGPTPGVGCFGRGMLTAFELLEEMNAYATYAPDVVLYDILADIVCGGIAVPMREGFADKVAIVTSGEKMALLAARNIILALRHFADRHYAELGGLILNCRDMADEKARVEDFAAKMDTTILGVIPRDRAIHTFEEEGKTIVEGDPGLPTSLEFRNLARTMMGL, from the coding sequence ATGATTAAGATCGCCATCTACGGCAAGGGCGGCATCGGCAAATCCACCGTGACCTCGAGCCTCTCGGCCGCCCTGAGCCTCGAGGGCCGCAAGGTCATGCAGATCGGCTGCGACCCCAAAACCGACTCCACCATCAATCTGCTGCGCGGCCTGACCCCGCCGCCCATCCTGCAATACCTCCAGGAACACGGCCGGCCGGCCAGCCTCGACGAGATCGCCCGCACCGGTTTCGGCGGCGCCACCTGCCTGGAGGTCGGCGGCCCCACGCCCGGCGTCGGCTGCTTCGGCCGGGGCATGCTCACCGCCTTCGAGCTGCTGGAAGAAATGAACGCCTACGCGACCTACGCCCCGGACGTGGTGCTCTACGACATCCTGGCCGACATCGTCTGCGGCGGCATCGCCGTGCCCATGCGCGAAGGCTTTGCCGACAAGGTGGCCATCGTCACCTCGGGCGAGAAAATGGCCCTGCTCGCCGCCCGCAACATCATCCTGGCCCTGCGCCATTTCGCCGACCGCCACTACGCCGAGCTCGGCGGCCTGATCCTCAACTGCCGCGACATGGCCGACGAGAAGGCCCGGGTGGAGGATTTCGCCGCGAAAATGGACACCACCATCCTCGGCGTCATCCCCCGCGACCGGGCCATCCATACCTTCGAGGAAGAAGGCAAGACTATCGTGGAAGGCGACCCCGGACTGCCGACGTCCCTCGAATTCCGCAACCTCGCCCGGACCATGATGGGATTATAG
- the hydE gene encoding [FeFe] hydrogenase H-cluster radical SAM maturase HydE, with amino-acid sequence MNKRDILDALRDPAAGETLFAEADRVRREYCGDEAQLRGVVHFSNHCSCDDLYCGLRKSNRTIKRFRMSEDQVVETALAIAAAGLRTVVLQSGEDGYYTRERVCSILGRILDKADVAVTLSLGERSTDDLRAFRDAGAGRYLMKHETMNPELYARMRPGRSLDARLRALKEIRALGYQTGVGNIVGLPGQTLDDLADDILFFQEFQPDMVNIGPFIPDGSTPLGDEPAGDIELMLRVFALTRIVTRNTHLAAANTVATLDPDQGQYRALVQGGANVIMPNCNPFVQSRQDKIEYEFQITTKKRYVSVDEAKSVLARAGRTIGSSRGDSLKMQGAAHD; translated from the coding sequence ATGAACAAACGGGATATTCTCGACGCCCTTCGCGACCCGGCGGCCGGGGAAACGCTTTTTGCCGAAGCCGACCGCGTGCGCCGGGAGTATTGCGGCGACGAGGCCCAACTGCGCGGGGTGGTGCATTTTTCCAACCACTGCTCGTGCGACGACCTCTATTGCGGCCTGCGCAAAAGCAACCGCACCATCAAGCGCTTTCGCATGTCCGAGGACCAGGTCGTGGAGACCGCGCTGGCCATCGCCGCCGCCGGGCTGCGCACCGTGGTCCTCCAATCCGGCGAGGACGGCTACTACACCCGGGAGCGGGTCTGCTCCATCCTGGGCCGGATTCTCGATAAGGCCGACGTGGCCGTCACCCTGAGCCTCGGCGAGCGTTCGACGGACGATTTGCGCGCCTTCCGGGACGCCGGGGCCGGCCGCTACCTCATGAAGCACGAGACCATGAACCCGGAGCTTTACGCCCGGATGCGCCCCGGCCGCAGCCTCGACGCGCGGCTTCGCGCCCTGAAGGAAATCCGCGCCCTGGGCTATCAGACCGGCGTCGGCAACATCGTGGGCCTGCCCGGCCAGACCCTGGACGATCTGGCCGACGACATCCTCTTTTTCCAGGAATTCCAGCCGGACATGGTCAATATCGGGCCGTTCATTCCGGACGGGAGCACGCCGCTCGGGGACGAGCCGGCCGGCGACATCGAGCTGATGCTGCGCGTCTTCGCCCTGACCCGTATCGTGACCCGAAACACCCATCTGGCGGCGGCCAATACCGTCGCCACCCTGGACCCCGACCAGGGGCAGTACCGGGCGCTCGTCCAGGGCGGGGCCAACGTCATCATGCCCAACTGCAACCCCTTCGTGCAAAGCAGGCAAGACAAGATCGAATACGAATTCCAGATCACCACCAAGAAACGGTACGTCTCCGTCGACGAGGCGAAAAGCGTGCTGGCCCGCGCCGGGCGCACGATCGGCTCCAGTCGCGGCGATTCCCTCAAGATGCAAGGAGCGGCGCATGATTAA